Proteins from a single region of Neomonachus schauinslandi chromosome 10, ASM220157v2, whole genome shotgun sequence:
- the POLR1B gene encoding DNA-directed RNA polymerase I subunit RPA2 isoform X2, with protein sequence MDPAGRWQNLPSGPSLKHLTDPSYGVPREQQKPALQELTRAHVESFNYAVREGLSHAVQAIPPFEFAFKDERISLTIVDAVISPPMVPKGNICKELNIYPAECRGRRSTYRGKLTADISWAVNGISRGIIKQFLGYVPIMVKSKLCNLHNLPPKALIEHHEEAEEMGGYFIINGIEKVIRMLIMPRRNFPVAMIRPKWKTRGPGYTQYGVSMHCVREEHSAVNMNLHYLENGTVMLNFIYRKELFFLPLGFVLKALVSFSDYQIFQELIKGKEENSFFRNSVSQMLRIVMEEGCSTQKQVLNYLGERFRVKLSLPDWCPNEQAAEFLFNQCICIHLKSNTEKFYMLCLMTRKLFALAKGECMEDNPDSLVNQEVLTPGQLFLMFLKGSLRLTELHLDRTVLREKRIPPWMEVALIPMTGKPSLYPGLFLFTTPCRLVRPVQNLELGREELIGTMEQIFMNVAIFEDEVLAGVTTHQELFPHSLLSVIANFIPFSDHNQSPRNMYQCQMGKQTMGFPLLTYQARSDNKLYRLQTPQSPLVRPYMYDYYDMDNYPIGTNAIVAVISYTGYDMEDAMIVNKASWERGFAHGSVYKSEFIDLSEKIKQGDDSLVFGVKPGDPRILQKLDDDGLPFIGAQLQYGDPYYSYLNLNTGESFVMYYKSKENCIVDNIKVCSNDTGSGKFKCICITTRVPRNPTIGDKFASRHGQKGILSRLWPVEDMPFTESGMVPDILFNPHGFPSRMTIGMLIESMAGKSAALHGLCHDATPFTFSEENSALEYFGELLKAAGYNFYGTERLYSGISGIELEADIFIGVVYYQRLRHMVSDKFQVRTTGARDKVTNQPIGGRNVQGGIRFGEMERDALLAHGTSFLLHDRLFNCSDRSVAHVCVKCGSLLSPLLEKPPPSWSATRNRKYNCALCDRSDTIDTVSVPYVFRYFVAELAAMNIKVKLDVI encoded by the exons ATGGATCCCGCCGGCCGGTGGCAGAATCTGCCCAGCGGGCCTAGCCTAAAGCACTTAACTGACCCGTCTTACGGGGTCCCGCGGGAACAGCAAAAGCCAGCGTTGCAGGAACTGACTCGGGCTCATGTTGAGTCCTTCAACTACGCTGTGCGCGAGGGGCTCAGCCACGCAGTGCAG GCTATCCCTCCCTTTGAATTTGCTTTCAAAGATGAGCGGATCTCTCTTACTATCGTGGATGCTGTCATCAGTCCACCCATGGTTCCCAAAGGGAACATCTGCAAAGAGCTCAACATTTATCCAGCCGAATGCCGGGGCCGGAGGAGCACGTATCGGGGCAAGCTGACC gCTGATATCAGCTGGGCAGTGAATGGAATCTCCAGAGGAATCATTAAACAGTTTCTTGGCTATGTTCCCATCATGGTGAAGTCTAAGCTTTGCAACTTACACAACCTTCCCCCCAAAGCCCTCATTGAGCACCACGAGGAAGCAGAG GAAATGGGAGGTTATTTTATAATCAATGGCATTGAAAAAGTCATCCGAATGTTGATTATGCCTCGGAGGAATTTCCCTGTTGCAATGATAAGACCAAAATGGAAAACCAGAGGGCCTGGCTATACTCAGTATG GAGTCTCAATGCACTGTGTGAGGGAGGAACATTCTGCAGTCAATATGAACCTTCACTACTTGGAAAATGGCACAGTTATGTTGAACTTTATTTATCGGAAAGaactgttttttcttcctttgggatTTGTACTTAAG GCACTTGTCAGCTTCTCCGATTATCAGATTTTTCAGGAGCTCATCAAAGGCAAAGAGGAGAACTCTTTCTTTAGGAACTCTGTTTCTCAGATGTTAAGGATCGTCATGGAAGAGGGTTGTTCCACACAAAAACAGGTCCTTAACTATCTAGGTGAACGCTTCAGAGTAAAGCTCAGTCTTCCTGACTGGTGTCCAAATGAACAAGCCGCAGAGTTTCTGTTCAA CCAGTGCATCTGTATCCACTTGAAATCCAATACTGAAAAGTTTTATATGCTTTGTCTCATGACCCGGAAGCTCTTTGCTTTAGCCAAAGGAGAGTGCATGGAGGACAATCCTGATAGTTTAGTGAATCAAGAAGTCCTGACGCCCGGTCAGCTTTTCCTCATGTTTCTGAAG GGGTCACTCCGGTTGACGGAGCTCCACCTCGACCGTACA gtgttgagagaaaaaagaattcctcCCTGGATGGAAGTGGCCCTTATCCCCATGACAGGAAAACCAAGTCTCTACCCGGGATTATTCCTGTTTACCACTCCTTGTAGACTGGTGCGGCCTGTGCAGAACTTGGAATTAGGCAGAGAAGAACTAATTGGAACTATGGAGCAG aTCTTCATGAACGTTGCCATCTTTGAGGATGAGGTTTTGGCAGGAGTTACCACTCACCAGGAGCTCTTCCCTCACAGCCTGCTGAGTGTGATCGCCAACTTCATTCCTTTCTCCGATCACAACCAGAGTCCTCGGAACATGTACCAGTGCCAGATGG ggAAGCAGACCATGGGCTTTCCACTTCTCACTTACCAAGCTCGGTCAGATAATAAACTGTACCGTCTTCAGACTCCACAAAGCCCTTTAGTAAGACCATACATGTATGATTATTATGACATGGATAACTATCCAATTGGGACAAATGCCATCGTTGCTGTTATTTCTTACACTGGCTACGATATGGAAGATGCCATG ATCGTGAATAAGGCCTCCTGGGAACGAGGCTTTGCCCATGGAAGTGTCTACAAGTCTGAGTTCATAGATCTctctgaaaaaattaaacaaggagATGATAGTCTGGTGTTTGGAGTCAAACCTGGTGACCCACGGATTTTGCAGAAGTTAGATGATGATGGATTGCCATTTATTGGAGCACAGCTGCAGTATGGAGATCCGTATTACAGCTACCTGAACCTCAACACCGGGGAAAGCTTTGTGATGTACTATAA GAGTAAAGAAAATTGCATTGTGGATAACATCAAAGTGTGTAGTAATGACACTGGCAGTGGGAAGTTCAAGTGTATTTGCATCACGACGAGAGTCCCTCGGAACCCAACTATCGGAGATAAATTCGCTAGTCGCCACGGGCAGAAGGGCATCTTGAGCAGGTTGTGGCCGGTTGAGGACATGCCTTTCACCGAGAGCGGGATGGTCCCAGACATCCTGTTCAATCCTCACGGTTTCCCCTCCCGCATGACCATCGGGATGTTAATTGAAAGTATGGCAGGGAAGTCTGCTGCTCTGCACGGTCTCTGCCATGATGCGACACCCTTCACCTTTTCAGAGGAGAACTCGGCCTTAGAGTACTTCGGCGAGCTGTTAAAAGCCGCTGGCTACAACTTCTATGGCACCGAGAGGTTGTATAGTGGCATCAGTGGGATAGAACTGGAAGCAGACATTTTCATAGGCGTGGTTTATTACCAGCGTTTACGCCACATGGTTTCAGACAAATTCCAGGTTAGAACCACAGGAGCCAGAGACAAAGTCACGAACCAGCCTATTGGGGGAAGAAATGTCCAGGGTGGAATCCGTTTCGGGGAAATGGAGCGGGATGCTCTTTTAGCTCATGGTACATCTTTTCTCCTTCATGACCGCCTCTTCAACTGTTCGGATCGCTCAGTAGCCCATGTGTGCGTGAAGTGTGGTAGTTTACTCTCTCCGCTGCTGGAGAAGCCACCCCCTTCTTGGTCTGCCACGCGCAACAGAAAATACAACTGTGCTTTGTGTGATCGCAGCGACACCATCGACACTGTTTCTGTGCCTTACGTTTTCCGGTATTTTGTAGCGGAACTGGCAGCTATGAACATCAAGGTGAAACTGGACGTCATTTAA
- the POLR1B gene encoding DNA-directed RNA polymerase I subunit RPA2 isoform X3, whose translation MDPAGRWQNLPSGPSLKHLTDPSYGVPREQQKPALQELTRAHVESFNYAVREGLSHAVQAIPPFEFAFKDERISLTIVDAVISPPMVPKGNICKELNIYPAECRGRRSTYRGKLTADISWAVNGISRGIIKQFLGYVPIMVKSKLCNLHNLPPKALIEHHEEAEEMGGYFIINGIEKVIRMLIMPRRNFPVAMIRPKWKTRGPGYTQYGVSMHCVREEHSAVNMNLHYLENGTVMLNFIYRKELFFLPLGFVLKALVSFSDYQIFQELIKGKEENSFFRNSVSQMLRIVMEEGCSTQKQVLNYLGERFRVKLSLPDWCPNEQAAEFLFNQCICIHLKSNTEKFYMLCLMTRKLFALAKGECMEDNPDSLVNQEVLTPGQLFLMFLKEKMESWLVSIKIALDKRAQKTNVSINTENLMKIFNLGTDLTKPFEYLLATGNLRSKTGLGFLQDSGLCVVADKLNFIRYLSHFRCVHRGADFAKMRTTTVRRLLPESWGFLCPVHTPDGEPCGLMNHLTAVCEVVTQRVHAASVPALLCSLGVTPVDGAPPRPYSECYPVLLDGVMVGWVDKELAPSIADSLRHFKVLREKRIPPWMEVALIPMTGKPSLYPGLFLFTTPCRLVRPVQNLELGREELIGTMEQIFMNVAIFEDEVLAGVTTHQELFPHSLLSVIANFIPFSDHNQSPRNMYQCQMGKQTMGFPLLTYQARSDNKLYRLQTPQSPLVRPYMYDYYDMDNYPIGTNAIVAVISYTGYDMEDAMIVNKASWERGFAHGSVYKSEFIDLSEKIKQGDDSLVFGVKPGDPRILQKLDDDGLPFIGAQLQYGDPYYSYLNLNTGESFVMYYKSKENCIVDNIKVCSNDTGSGKFKCICITTRVPRNPTIGDKFASRHGQKGILSRLWPVEDMPFTESGMVPDILFNPHGFPSRMTIGMLIESMAGKSAALHGLCHDATPFTFSEENSALEYFGELLKAAGYNFYGTERLYSGISGIELEADIFIGVVYYQRLRHMVSDKFQVRTTGARDKVTNQPIGGRNVQGGIRFGEMERDALLAHGTSFLLHDRLFNCSDRSVAHVCVKCGSLLSPLLEKPPPSWSATRNRKYNCALCDRSDTIDTVSVPYVFRYFVAELAAMNIKVKLDVI comes from the exons ATGGATCCCGCCGGCCGGTGGCAGAATCTGCCCAGCGGGCCTAGCCTAAAGCACTTAACTGACCCGTCTTACGGGGTCCCGCGGGAACAGCAAAAGCCAGCGTTGCAGGAACTGACTCGGGCTCATGTTGAGTCCTTCAACTACGCTGTGCGCGAGGGGCTCAGCCACGCAGTGCAG GCTATCCCTCCCTTTGAATTTGCTTTCAAAGATGAGCGGATCTCTCTTACTATCGTGGATGCTGTCATCAGTCCACCCATGGTTCCCAAAGGGAACATCTGCAAAGAGCTCAACATTTATCCAGCCGAATGCCGGGGCCGGAGGAGCACGTATCGGGGCAAGCTGACC gCTGATATCAGCTGGGCAGTGAATGGAATCTCCAGAGGAATCATTAAACAGTTTCTTGGCTATGTTCCCATCATGGTGAAGTCTAAGCTTTGCAACTTACACAACCTTCCCCCCAAAGCCCTCATTGAGCACCACGAGGAAGCAGAG GAAATGGGAGGTTATTTTATAATCAATGGCATTGAAAAAGTCATCCGAATGTTGATTATGCCTCGGAGGAATTTCCCTGTTGCAATGATAAGACCAAAATGGAAAACCAGAGGGCCTGGCTATACTCAGTATG GAGTCTCAATGCACTGTGTGAGGGAGGAACATTCTGCAGTCAATATGAACCTTCACTACTTGGAAAATGGCACAGTTATGTTGAACTTTATTTATCGGAAAGaactgttttttcttcctttgggatTTGTACTTAAG GCACTTGTCAGCTTCTCCGATTATCAGATTTTTCAGGAGCTCATCAAAGGCAAAGAGGAGAACTCTTTCTTTAGGAACTCTGTTTCTCAGATGTTAAGGATCGTCATGGAAGAGGGTTGTTCCACACAAAAACAGGTCCTTAACTATCTAGGTGAACGCTTCAGAGTAAAGCTCAGTCTTCCTGACTGGTGTCCAAATGAACAAGCCGCAGAGTTTCTGTTCAA CCAGTGCATCTGTATCCACTTGAAATCCAATACTGAAAAGTTTTATATGCTTTGTCTCATGACCCGGAAGCTCTTTGCTTTAGCCAAAGGAGAGTGCATGGAGGACAATCCTGATAGTTTAGTGAATCAAGAAGTCCTGACGCCCGGTCAGCTTTTCCTCATGTTTCTGAAG gaaaaaatggaatcttgGTTAGTGTCTATTAAAATAGCTCTAGACAAGAGGGCTCAGAAGACGAATGTGTCCATAAACACTGAAAATTTGATGAAGATTTTTAACCTGGGAACAGACCTTACAAaaccatttgaatatcttcttgcTACTGGGAATCTGCGTTccaaaacag GTCTTGGCTTCCTGCAAGATTCTGGCCTTTGCGTTGTGGCTGATAAGCTGAACTTCATACGCTATCTGTCCCATTTCCGCTGTGTGCACAGAGGGGCCGATTTTGCCAAGATGAGGACCACCACGGTGCGCAGGCTGCTGCCGGAGTCCTGGGGCTTCCTGTGTCCCGTGCACACCCCAGACGGGGAGCCCTGTGGCCTCATGAACCACTTGACCGCTGTGTGCGAGGTCGTCACACAGCGTGTGCACGCGGCCTCTGTTCCCGCCTTGCTCTGCAGCCTGG GGGTCACTCCGGTTGACGGAGCTCCACCTCGACCGTACAGCGAGTGCTACCCCGTCCTGCTGGATGGCGTCATGGTTGGCTGGGTGGATAAGGAGCTTGCTCCGAGCATTGCAGATTCTCTCCGACATTTTAAG gtgttgagagaaaaaagaattcctcCCTGGATGGAAGTGGCCCTTATCCCCATGACAGGAAAACCAAGTCTCTACCCGGGATTATTCCTGTTTACCACTCCTTGTAGACTGGTGCGGCCTGTGCAGAACTTGGAATTAGGCAGAGAAGAACTAATTGGAACTATGGAGCAG aTCTTCATGAACGTTGCCATCTTTGAGGATGAGGTTTTGGCAGGAGTTACCACTCACCAGGAGCTCTTCCCTCACAGCCTGCTGAGTGTGATCGCCAACTTCATTCCTTTCTCCGATCACAACCAGAGTCCTCGGAACATGTACCAGTGCCAGATGG ggAAGCAGACCATGGGCTTTCCACTTCTCACTTACCAAGCTCGGTCAGATAATAAACTGTACCGTCTTCAGACTCCACAAAGCCCTTTAGTAAGACCATACATGTATGATTATTATGACATGGATAACTATCCAATTGGGACAAATGCCATCGTTGCTGTTATTTCTTACACTGGCTACGATATGGAAGATGCCATG ATCGTGAATAAGGCCTCCTGGGAACGAGGCTTTGCCCATGGAAGTGTCTACAAGTCTGAGTTCATAGATCTctctgaaaaaattaaacaaggagATGATAGTCTGGTGTTTGGAGTCAAACCTGGTGACCCACGGATTTTGCAGAAGTTAGATGATGATGGATTGCCATTTATTGGAGCACAGCTGCAGTATGGAGATCCGTATTACAGCTACCTGAACCTCAACACCGGGGAAAGCTTTGTGATGTACTATAA GAGTAAAGAAAATTGCATTGTGGATAACATCAAAGTGTGTAGTAATGACACTGGCAGTGGGAAGTTCAAGTGTATTTGCATCACGACGAGAGTCCCTCGGAACCCAACTATCGGAGATAAATTCGCTAGTCGCCACGGGCAGAAGGGCATCTTGAGCAGGTTGTGGCCGGTTGAGGACATGCCTTTCACCGAGAGCGGGATGGTCCCAGACATCCTGTTCAATCCTCACGGTTTCCCCTCCCGCATGACCATCGGGATGTTAATTGAAAGTATGGCAGGGAAGTCTGCTGCTCTGCACGGTCTCTGCCATGATGCGACACCCTTCACCTTTTCAGAGGAGAACTCGGCCTTAGAGTACTTCGGCGAGCTGTTAAAAGCCGCTGGCTACAACTTCTATGGCACCGAGAGGTTGTATAGTGGCATCAGTGGGATAGAACTGGAAGCAGACATTTTCATAGGCGTGGTTTATTACCAGCGTTTACGCCACATGGTTTCAGACAAATTCCAGGTTAGAACCACAGGAGCCAGAGACAAAGTCACGAACCAGCCTATTGGGGGAAGAAATGTCCAGGGTGGAATCCGTTTCGGGGAAATGGAGCGGGATGCTCTTTTAGCTCATGGTACATCTTTTCTCCTTCATGACCGCCTCTTCAACTGTTCGGATCGCTCAGTAGCCCATGTGTGCGTGAAGTGTGGTAGTTTACTCTCTCCGCTGCTGGAGAAGCCACCCCCTTCTTGGTCTGCCACGCGCAACAGAAAATACAACTGTGCTTTGTGTGATCGCAGCGACACCATCGACACTGTTTCTGTGCCTTACGTTTTCCGGTATTTTGTAGCGGAACTGGCAGCTATGAACATCAAGGTGAAACTGGACGTCATTTAA
- the POLR1B gene encoding DNA-directed RNA polymerase I subunit RPA2 isoform X1, whose product MDPAGRWQNLPSGPSLKHLTDPSYGVPREQQKPALQELTRAHVESFNYAVREGLSHAVQADISWAVNGISRGIIKQFLGYVPIMVKSKLCNLHNLPPKALIEHHEEAEEMGGYFIINGIEKVIRMLIMPRRNFPVAMIRPKWKTRGPGYTQYGVSMHCVREEHSAVNMNLHYLENGTVMLNFIYRKELFFLPLGFVLKALVSFSDYQIFQELIKGKEENSFFRNSVSQMLRIVMEEGCSTQKQVLNYLGERFRVKLSLPDWCPNEQAAEFLFNQCICIHLKSNTEKFYMLCLMTRKLFALAKGECMEDNPDSLVNQEVLTPGQLFLMFLKEKMESWLVSIKIALDKRAQKTNVSINTENLMKIFNLGTDLTKPFEYLLATGNLRSKTGLGFLQDSGLCVVADKLNFIRYLSHFRCVHRGADFAKMRTTTVRRLLPESWGFLCPVHTPDGEPCGLMNHLTAVCEVVTQRVHAASVPALLCSLGVTPVDGAPPRPYSECYPVLLDGVMVGWVDKELAPSIADSLRHFKVLREKRIPPWMEVALIPMTGKPSLYPGLFLFTTPCRLVRPVQNLELGREELIGTMEQIFMNVAIFEDEVLAGVTTHQELFPHSLLSVIANFIPFSDHNQSPRNMYQCQMGKQTMGFPLLTYQARSDNKLYRLQTPQSPLVRPYMYDYYDMDNYPIGTNAIVAVISYTGYDMEDAMIVNKASWERGFAHGSVYKSEFIDLSEKIKQGDDSLVFGVKPGDPRILQKLDDDGLPFIGAQLQYGDPYYSYLNLNTGESFVMYYKSKENCIVDNIKVCSNDTGSGKFKCICITTRVPRNPTIGDKFASRHGQKGILSRLWPVEDMPFTESGMVPDILFNPHGFPSRMTIGMLIESMAGKSAALHGLCHDATPFTFSEENSALEYFGELLKAAGYNFYGTERLYSGISGIELEADIFIGVVYYQRLRHMVSDKFQVRTTGARDKVTNQPIGGRNVQGGIRFGEMERDALLAHGTSFLLHDRLFNCSDRSVAHVCVKCGSLLSPLLEKPPPSWSATRNRKYNCALCDRSDTIDTVSVPYVFRYFVAELAAMNIKVKLDVI is encoded by the exons ATGGATCCCGCCGGCCGGTGGCAGAATCTGCCCAGCGGGCCTAGCCTAAAGCACTTAACTGACCCGTCTTACGGGGTCCCGCGGGAACAGCAAAAGCCAGCGTTGCAGGAACTGACTCGGGCTCATGTTGAGTCCTTCAACTACGCTGTGCGCGAGGGGCTCAGCCACGCAGTGCAG gCTGATATCAGCTGGGCAGTGAATGGAATCTCCAGAGGAATCATTAAACAGTTTCTTGGCTATGTTCCCATCATGGTGAAGTCTAAGCTTTGCAACTTACACAACCTTCCCCCCAAAGCCCTCATTGAGCACCACGAGGAAGCAGAG GAAATGGGAGGTTATTTTATAATCAATGGCATTGAAAAAGTCATCCGAATGTTGATTATGCCTCGGAGGAATTTCCCTGTTGCAATGATAAGACCAAAATGGAAAACCAGAGGGCCTGGCTATACTCAGTATG GAGTCTCAATGCACTGTGTGAGGGAGGAACATTCTGCAGTCAATATGAACCTTCACTACTTGGAAAATGGCACAGTTATGTTGAACTTTATTTATCGGAAAGaactgttttttcttcctttgggatTTGTACTTAAG GCACTTGTCAGCTTCTCCGATTATCAGATTTTTCAGGAGCTCATCAAAGGCAAAGAGGAGAACTCTTTCTTTAGGAACTCTGTTTCTCAGATGTTAAGGATCGTCATGGAAGAGGGTTGTTCCACACAAAAACAGGTCCTTAACTATCTAGGTGAACGCTTCAGAGTAAAGCTCAGTCTTCCTGACTGGTGTCCAAATGAACAAGCCGCAGAGTTTCTGTTCAA CCAGTGCATCTGTATCCACTTGAAATCCAATACTGAAAAGTTTTATATGCTTTGTCTCATGACCCGGAAGCTCTTTGCTTTAGCCAAAGGAGAGTGCATGGAGGACAATCCTGATAGTTTAGTGAATCAAGAAGTCCTGACGCCCGGTCAGCTTTTCCTCATGTTTCTGAAG gaaaaaatggaatcttgGTTAGTGTCTATTAAAATAGCTCTAGACAAGAGGGCTCAGAAGACGAATGTGTCCATAAACACTGAAAATTTGATGAAGATTTTTAACCTGGGAACAGACCTTACAAaaccatttgaatatcttcttgcTACTGGGAATCTGCGTTccaaaacag GTCTTGGCTTCCTGCAAGATTCTGGCCTTTGCGTTGTGGCTGATAAGCTGAACTTCATACGCTATCTGTCCCATTTCCGCTGTGTGCACAGAGGGGCCGATTTTGCCAAGATGAGGACCACCACGGTGCGCAGGCTGCTGCCGGAGTCCTGGGGCTTCCTGTGTCCCGTGCACACCCCAGACGGGGAGCCCTGTGGCCTCATGAACCACTTGACCGCTGTGTGCGAGGTCGTCACACAGCGTGTGCACGCGGCCTCTGTTCCCGCCTTGCTCTGCAGCCTGG GGGTCACTCCGGTTGACGGAGCTCCACCTCGACCGTACAGCGAGTGCTACCCCGTCCTGCTGGATGGCGTCATGGTTGGCTGGGTGGATAAGGAGCTTGCTCCGAGCATTGCAGATTCTCTCCGACATTTTAAG gtgttgagagaaaaaagaattcctcCCTGGATGGAAGTGGCCCTTATCCCCATGACAGGAAAACCAAGTCTCTACCCGGGATTATTCCTGTTTACCACTCCTTGTAGACTGGTGCGGCCTGTGCAGAACTTGGAATTAGGCAGAGAAGAACTAATTGGAACTATGGAGCAG aTCTTCATGAACGTTGCCATCTTTGAGGATGAGGTTTTGGCAGGAGTTACCACTCACCAGGAGCTCTTCCCTCACAGCCTGCTGAGTGTGATCGCCAACTTCATTCCTTTCTCCGATCACAACCAGAGTCCTCGGAACATGTACCAGTGCCAGATGG ggAAGCAGACCATGGGCTTTCCACTTCTCACTTACCAAGCTCGGTCAGATAATAAACTGTACCGTCTTCAGACTCCACAAAGCCCTTTAGTAAGACCATACATGTATGATTATTATGACATGGATAACTATCCAATTGGGACAAATGCCATCGTTGCTGTTATTTCTTACACTGGCTACGATATGGAAGATGCCATG ATCGTGAATAAGGCCTCCTGGGAACGAGGCTTTGCCCATGGAAGTGTCTACAAGTCTGAGTTCATAGATCTctctgaaaaaattaaacaaggagATGATAGTCTGGTGTTTGGAGTCAAACCTGGTGACCCACGGATTTTGCAGAAGTTAGATGATGATGGATTGCCATTTATTGGAGCACAGCTGCAGTATGGAGATCCGTATTACAGCTACCTGAACCTCAACACCGGGGAAAGCTTTGTGATGTACTATAA GAGTAAAGAAAATTGCATTGTGGATAACATCAAAGTGTGTAGTAATGACACTGGCAGTGGGAAGTTCAAGTGTATTTGCATCACGACGAGAGTCCCTCGGAACCCAACTATCGGAGATAAATTCGCTAGTCGCCACGGGCAGAAGGGCATCTTGAGCAGGTTGTGGCCGGTTGAGGACATGCCTTTCACCGAGAGCGGGATGGTCCCAGACATCCTGTTCAATCCTCACGGTTTCCCCTCCCGCATGACCATCGGGATGTTAATTGAAAGTATGGCAGGGAAGTCTGCTGCTCTGCACGGTCTCTGCCATGATGCGACACCCTTCACCTTTTCAGAGGAGAACTCGGCCTTAGAGTACTTCGGCGAGCTGTTAAAAGCCGCTGGCTACAACTTCTATGGCACCGAGAGGTTGTATAGTGGCATCAGTGGGATAGAACTGGAAGCAGACATTTTCATAGGCGTGGTTTATTACCAGCGTTTACGCCACATGGTTTCAGACAAATTCCAGGTTAGAACCACAGGAGCCAGAGACAAAGTCACGAACCAGCCTATTGGGGGAAGAAATGTCCAGGGTGGAATCCGTTTCGGGGAAATGGAGCGGGATGCTCTTTTAGCTCATGGTACATCTTTTCTCCTTCATGACCGCCTCTTCAACTGTTCGGATCGCTCAGTAGCCCATGTGTGCGTGAAGTGTGGTAGTTTACTCTCTCCGCTGCTGGAGAAGCCACCCCCTTCTTGGTCTGCCACGCGCAACAGAAAATACAACTGTGCTTTGTGTGATCGCAGCGACACCATCGACACTGTTTCTGTGCCTTACGTTTTCCGGTATTTTGTAGCGGAACTGGCAGCTATGAACATCAAGGTGAAACTGGACGTCATTTAA